From the Pseudomonas baltica genome, one window contains:
- a CDS encoding helix-turn-helix domain-containing protein, which produces MDVSKTKTSFYRRLYVAWLIDSQQASSVPALTEVTGMPRRTAQDTLAALADLDIVCEFEQGDGARQNAGSYRIRDWGAVQPQWIEANVERIKAVLGYP; this is translated from the coding sequence ATGGATGTCAGCAAGACCAAAACCAGTTTTTATCGCCGCCTGTACGTGGCTTGGCTGATCGATAGCCAGCAGGCCAGCAGCGTGCCGGCGCTGACCGAGGTCACTGGCATGCCGCGGCGTACCGCGCAGGACACCCTCGCAGCGCTGGCCGATCTCGACATTGTCTGTGAGTTCGAGCAGGGCGATGGCGCGCGGCAGAACGCCGGGAGCTACCGCATTCGTGACTGGGGCGCGGTGCAGCCGCAGTGGATCGAGGCCAACGTGGAGCGTATCAAGGCAGTGCTCGGCTATCCCTGA
- a CDS encoding M48 family metallopeptidase: MNPLKYLQAYPSSLQEQVRQMITQDRLGDYLRQRYSQRHDVQSDKALYSYAQGLKQEHLRNAPNIDKVLFDNRLDLTHRALGLHTAISRVQGGKLKAKKEIRIAALFRDADPQFLRMIVVHELAHLKESDHNKAFYQLCEYMQPGYQQLEFDLRLYLTYRDLPPPERH; this comes from the coding sequence ATGAATCCCTTGAAGTATCTGCAAGCCTATCCCTCTTCGTTGCAAGAGCAAGTCCGCCAGATGATCACTCAGGATCGCCTGGGGGATTATCTGCGTCAGCGTTATTCCCAGCGTCACGACGTGCAGAGCGACAAGGCGCTGTACAGCTATGCCCAGGGATTGAAGCAAGAGCATCTGCGCAATGCGCCGAATATCGACAAGGTGCTGTTCGACAACCGTCTTGACCTGACGCATCGCGCATTGGGCCTGCATACCGCGATTTCGCGGGTGCAGGGCGGCAAGCTCAAGGCCAAGAAGGAAATTCGCATCGCCGCGTTGTTCCGCGACGCCGACCCGCAGTTCCTGCGCATGATCGTGGTGCACGAGCTGGCGCACCTTAAGGAGTCGGACCACAACAAGGCGTTCTATCAATTGTGCGAGTACATGCAGCCTGGCTACCAACAGCTGGAATTCGACCTGCGCTTGTACCTGACGTATCGCGATCTTCCGCCGCCAGAGCGGCACTGA
- a CDS encoding EAL domain-containing protein, whose amino-acid sequence MEAQPKHTEGGSTLLVVDDYPENLISMRALLERQDWQVVTAASGVEALGVLLEQEVDLVLLDVQMPGMDGFEVARLMRGSQRTKLTPIIFLTANEQSQAAVLKGYANGAIDYLFKPFDPQILRPKVQALLEQQRNRRDLQRLTRDLEAERAFNHSVLENAAEGILVVSDSGEIRFANPAISRLLGATLAELQGSSLLEYVQKPTPLAWEESEFFRAYSLRDTLRIHDAFLRNHAGQQIPVALSCAPLPIEQKAMVVTVQDMSVVRNLHQQLEYQAVTDPLTGLLNRRGFYQTVDSALVRNERQEKTQALLYLDLDGFKRINDTHGHDAGDRVLRWVAEQLKECLRPYDIIARMGGDEFTALLDTLEYPEQAAKVAEKIMERVATLQEIDGIEISLGVSIGIATYPECGHHLDGLLRAADIAMYAAKQAGRQQYRYYDQDMNVRARSRMMLEESVAMAIEHEDFSLVYQPQVSIADGRLRGFEALLRWQHPSVGDVPPGLFIPLLEEARLISRLTSWIYHQGAAQRSAWNATFRKELVLSISLSNAQFSMPNLVAELQRAIVDNHLSADQLEIEVVESSLMHNPQQAREQLQQLHRLGVKIALDDFGSGNCSVKMLRDLPIDTLKLDRQLIARLPDSAHDAAMAKGIIEMCLAFEITVIAEGVETHEQYQWLRANGCQFVQGFVVAKPLTAADAGQFTEPFEWGLH is encoded by the coding sequence ATGGAAGCGCAACCCAAGCACACTGAAGGTGGATCGACACTGCTCGTCGTCGACGACTACCCGGAAAACCTCATCAGCATGCGGGCGCTGCTCGAACGCCAGGACTGGCAGGTCGTCACTGCCGCTTCCGGTGTCGAGGCGCTGGGCGTGCTGCTCGAACAGGAAGTCGACCTGGTGCTGCTGGACGTGCAGATGCCCGGCATGGATGGCTTCGAGGTGGCGCGCCTGATGCGTGGCAGTCAGCGGACCAAGCTGACCCCGATCATCTTCCTGACTGCCAACGAGCAATCCCAGGCGGCCGTCCTCAAAGGCTATGCCAACGGCGCGATCGACTATCTGTTCAAGCCTTTCGATCCGCAGATCCTGCGCCCCAAGGTCCAGGCCCTGCTCGAGCAGCAGCGCAATCGCCGCGACTTGCAGCGCCTGACGCGTGATCTTGAGGCCGAGCGGGCGTTCAACCATTCAGTGCTGGAAAACGCTGCAGAAGGCATCCTGGTGGTGTCCGACAGCGGCGAGATCCGGTTTGCCAATCCGGCAATTTCCAGGTTGCTGGGCGCCACGCTAGCGGAGCTGCAAGGCAGTTCCTTGCTGGAGTACGTACAAAAGCCGACGCCGTTGGCCTGGGAGGAGTCGGAGTTTTTCCGCGCATACAGCCTGCGCGATACCTTGCGCATCCATGACGCGTTTTTGCGTAATCACGCCGGACAGCAGATACCGGTCGCGCTCTCTTGTGCGCCGTTGCCCATCGAGCAGAAAGCCATGGTCGTGACGGTTCAGGACATGTCGGTAGTGCGCAATCTGCACCAGCAACTGGAATATCAGGCGGTGACCGATCCGTTGACCGGGCTGCTCAATCGCCGCGGCTTCTATCAGACGGTCGACAGCGCGCTGGTGCGCAACGAGCGCCAGGAAAAGACCCAAGCGCTGCTGTATCTCGATCTGGATGGTTTCAAGCGCATCAACGATACCCATGGCCATGACGCCGGGGACCGGGTGCTGCGCTGGGTTGCCGAGCAACTCAAGGAATGCTTGCGACCTTACGACATCATTGCGCGGATGGGCGGCGACGAGTTCACCGCGCTGCTCGATACCCTCGAATACCCCGAGCAGGCCGCCAAGGTCGCGGAAAAGATCATGGAGCGGGTGGCAACCCTCCAGGAAATCGACGGCATCGAGATATCTCTGGGCGTTAGTATCGGCATTGCTACGTATCCCGAGTGTGGTCATCACCTTGACGGCCTGCTGCGCGCGGCCGACATCGCCATGTACGCGGCCAAGCAGGCCGGGCGCCAGCAATACCGTTATTACGACCAGGACATGAACGTGCGTGCGCGTTCGCGGATGATGCTCGAAGAAAGCGTGGCCATGGCCATCGAGCATGAAGACTTTTCCCTCGTCTACCAGCCGCAGGTCTCGATCGCCGATGGCCGTTTGCGCGGTTTCGAAGCGCTCCTGCGTTGGCAGCACCCCAGTGTCGGGGATGTGCCACCGGGTCTGTTCATCCCCTTGCTGGAAGAGGCGCGGCTGATCAGCCGACTGACCAGTTGGATCTATCATCAAGGTGCGGCGCAGCGTAGCGCCTGGAATGCCACGTTCCGCAAGGAACTGGTGCTGAGCATCAGCCTCAGCAACGCGCAGTTCAGCATGCCCAATCTGGTAGCCGAATTGCAGCGAGCGATAGTGGACAACCACCTGTCGGCTGATCAGCTGGAAATCGAAGTGGTCGAGTCTTCGCTCATGCACAACCCGCAGCAGGCCAGGGAACAACTGCAGCAATTGCATCGCCTGGGAGTGAAGATCGCCTTGGACGACTTTGGCAGTGGCAACTGCTCGGTAAAAATGCTCCGCGATCTGCCCATCGATACCCTCAAGCTCGATCGCCAGCTGATTGCCCGCCTGCCCGATTCGGCGCACGATGCTGCGATGGCCAAGGGCATCATCGAAATGTGCCTGGCCTTCGAGATCACGGTGATTGCCGAGGGCGTCGAGACCCACGAGCAATACCAGTGGCTGCGGGCCAATGGTTGCCAGTTCGTACAGGGCTTCGTGGTGGCCAAACCGCTGACCGCGGCCGATGCCGGGCAGTTTACCGAGCCGTTCGAGTGGGGGCTGCACTAG
- a CDS encoding polysaccharide lyase family 7 protein, with amino-acid sequence MIDLSTWNLSIPVGSVATTIDTPTLIKGFKDEYFHADTGTLFFWAPVTGSKTASAIYPRSELRETNPDGSVHNWLYTAADNTLTATMMVNQVPSSGKVVIGQIHVNGSNEPLLKVEYQYKEKLGNGNIVAKLRQTPGQDDPTVITIATGVPMNKNINYMIHLTKAGTLSVTAYSFKWSTKVDPQWATKPLYFKAGVYVQDNTGYATEGGSTTFTKLVIGHTQG; translated from the coding sequence ATGATCGATTTATCCACCTGGAACCTCAGCATTCCCGTCGGCAGCGTTGCCACCACCATTGATACCCCGACTCTGATCAAGGGCTTCAAGGACGAATACTTTCATGCCGACACCGGCACGCTGTTCTTCTGGGCCCCCGTCACCGGCAGCAAGACCGCCAGCGCGATCTATCCTCGCAGTGAATTGCGCGAAACCAACCCCGATGGCTCCGTGCACAACTGGCTGTACACCGCAGCCGACAACACCCTGACCGCCACCATGATGGTCAATCAGGTCCCTTCGTCGGGCAAAGTGGTGATCGGCCAGATCCACGTCAACGGCAGCAACGAGCCACTGCTGAAAGTCGAATATCAATACAAAGAGAAACTCGGCAACGGCAATATCGTCGCCAAGTTGCGCCAGACACCCGGCCAGGATGATCCGACCGTCATCACCATCGCCACCGGCGTGCCGATGAACAAGAACATCAACTACATGATCCACCTGACCAAAGCCGGCACATTGAGCGTCACCGCCTATAGCTTCAAGTGGAGCACCAAGGTCGATCCTCAGTGGGCGACCAAGCCGCTGTACTTCAAGGCAGGCGTTTACGTTCAGGACAACACTGGATACGCCACCGAAGGCGGTTCGACCACCTTCACCAAACTTGTGATCGGTCATACCCAGGGTTAA
- the fba gene encoding class II fructose-bisphosphate aldolase (catalyzes the reversible aldol condensation of dihydroxyacetonephosphate and glyceraldehyde 3-phosphate in the Calvin cycle, glycolysis, and/or gluconeogenesis), which translates to MALISMRQMLDHAAEFGYGVPAFNVNNLEQMRAIMEAADKTDSPVIVQASAGARKYAGAPFLRHLILAAIEEFPHIPVCMHQDHGTSPDICQRSIQLGFSSVMMDGSLGVDGKTPTDYDYNVRVTAQTVSFAHACGVSVEGELGCLGSLETGQAGEEDGVGAEGILDHSQMLTDPEEAADFVKKTQVDALAIAIGTSHGAYKFTKPPTGDILAIDRIKEIHKRIPNTHLVMHGSSSVPQDWLAIINEYGGQIKETYGVPVEEIVEGIKHGVRKVNIDTDLRLASTGAIRRFMAQNPGEFDPRKYFAETVKAMRDVCIARYEAFGTAGNASKIKPISLEGMFQRYASGELAAKVS; encoded by the coding sequence ATGGCACTCATCAGCATGCGCCAGATGCTGGACCACGCAGCCGAGTTCGGCTACGGAGTCCCCGCTTTCAACGTCAACAACCTTGAACAAATGCGCGCAATCATGGAGGCCGCGGACAAAACCGATTCGCCGGTTATCGTCCAGGCCTCGGCGGGTGCGCGCAAATACGCCGGTGCTCCATTCCTGCGCCACCTGATCCTTGCTGCCATCGAAGAATTCCCGCACATTCCCGTGTGCATGCACCAGGACCACGGCACCAGCCCTGACATTTGCCAGCGTTCGATCCAGCTGGGCTTCAGCTCGGTGATGATGGACGGCTCTCTGGGCGTCGACGGCAAGACCCCGACCGACTACGACTACAACGTCCGTGTGACTGCGCAGACCGTCTCTTTCGCTCACGCCTGCGGTGTGTCGGTTGAAGGCGAGCTGGGCTGCCTGGGTTCGCTGGAAACCGGTCAGGCCGGTGAAGAAGACGGTGTCGGCGCCGAGGGTATCCTCGACCATAGCCAGATGCTGACCGATCCGGAAGAGGCGGCCGACTTCGTCAAGAAGACCCAGGTCGATGCCCTGGCTATCGCCATCGGCACCAGCCACGGCGCCTACAAGTTCACCAAGCCGCCTACCGGTGACATTCTGGCGATCGACCGCATCAAGGAAATTCACAAGCGTATCCCCAATACTCACTTGGTGATGCACGGTTCGTCCTCGGTGCCTCAGGATTGGCTGGCGATCATCAACGAGTACGGCGGCCAGATCAAAGAGACCTACGGCGTGCCGGTCGAAGAAATCGTCGAAGGCATCAAGCACGGCGTGCGCAAGGTCAACATCGACACCGACCTGCGTCTGGCCTCCACCGGTGCGATCCGCCGTTTCATGGCGCAGAACCCGGGCGAGTTCGACCCGCGCAAATACTTCGCTGAAACCGTCAAGGCCATGCGTGACGTGTGTATCGCGCGTTATGAAGCCTTCGGCACTGCCGGCAATGCCTCGAAGATCAAGCCGATCTCCCTGGAAGGCATGTTCCAGCGCTACGCTTCAGGTGAGCTGGCCGCCAAGGTCAGCTGA
- a CDS encoding MliC family protein: MKGSIAPAMCAVLGMTLLAGCSTSWWPSWPSSAPVSTPAPTHWVCDSQLDVFWHYTDAARSKVDVSLGGKDQVYHLKTEPGADGQMFSDGVLAFNVKDDQGLVYWVATNDLIGRGCKAQ, from the coding sequence ATGAAAGGATCTATCGCCCCGGCGATGTGTGCAGTGCTGGGGATGACCCTGTTGGCAGGTTGCAGTACGTCGTGGTGGCCTTCGTGGCCGTCGTCCGCGCCCGTATCGACGCCCGCGCCGACCCATTGGGTGTGTGACAGTCAGCTCGATGTGTTCTGGCACTATACCGATGCTGCCCGCAGCAAGGTTGATGTGAGTCTGGGTGGCAAGGATCAGGTCTATCACCTGAAGACCGAGCCCGGCGCCGATGGCCAGATGTTCAGCGATGGTGTGCTGGCGTTCAACGTCAAGGATGATCAGGGCCTGGTGTATTGGGTCGCTACCAATGATCTGATTGGGCGGGGCTGCAAGGCTCAGTGA
- a CDS encoding phosphoglycerate kinase, whose amino-acid sequence MTVLKMSDLDLQGKRVLIREDLNVPVKDGKVTSDARIVASLPTIKLALEKGAAVMVCSHLGRPTEGEFSAENSLKPVAEYLSKALGRDVPLVADYLGGVDVKPGDVVLFENVRFNKGEKKNADELAQQYAALCDVFVMDAFGTAHRAEGSTHGVAKFAKVAAAGPLLAAELEALGKALGAPAKPMAAIVAGSKVSTKLDVLNSLSTICDQLIVGGGIANTFLAAAGHNVGKSLYEPDLLDTARAIAAKVSVPLPVDVVVAKQFAEDAEATVKDIADVADDDMILDIGPKTAENFAQLLKTSKTILWNGPVGVFEFDQFGNGTKVLAKAIAESSAFSIAGGGDTLAAIDKYGIGSDISYISTGGGAFLEFVEGKVLPAVEMLEQRAKS is encoded by the coding sequence ATGACCGTGTTGAAGATGAGCGACCTCGATCTGCAAGGTAAGCGCGTACTGATCCGTGAAGATCTCAACGTGCCCGTCAAGGACGGCAAGGTCACCAGTGATGCGCGCATCGTCGCGTCGCTGCCGACCATCAAGCTGGCCCTGGAAAAAGGCGCCGCGGTGATGGTCTGCTCGCACTTGGGGCGTCCCACCGAAGGTGAGTTCTCTGCCGAAAACAGCCTCAAGCCGGTGGCCGAGTACCTGAGCAAGGCGTTGGGCCGTGACGTGCCGCTGGTGGCCGATTACCTGGGCGGCGTCGACGTCAAGCCTGGCGACGTGGTGCTGTTCGAGAACGTGCGCTTCAACAAGGGCGAGAAAAAGAACGCCGACGAGTTGGCCCAGCAATACGCTGCCCTGTGCGACGTGTTCGTGATGGACGCCTTCGGCACCGCCCACCGCGCCGAGGGCTCGACCCATGGCGTGGCCAAGTTCGCCAAGGTCGCAGCGGCTGGCCCGTTGCTGGCTGCCGAGCTCGAAGCGCTGGGCAAGGCGCTGGGTGCGCCGGCCAAGCCGATGGCTGCCATCGTCGCGGGCTCCAAGGTCTCGACCAAGCTCGACGTGCTCAATAGCCTGAGCACCATTTGCGATCAGTTGATCGTCGGTGGCGGCATCGCCAACACCTTCCTCGCCGCGGCGGGCCACAATGTGGGCAAGTCGCTGTACGAACCGGATCTGCTCGACACCGCTCGCGCCATCGCCGCCAAGGTCAGCGTGCCATTACCCGTTGACGTGGTGGTCGCGAAGCAGTTCGCCGAAGACGCCGAAGCCACCGTCAAGGACATCGCCGATGTCGCTGACGATGACATGATTCTGGATATCGGGCCGAAAACTGCTGAAAACTTCGCCCAGCTGCTGAAAACCTCGAAAACCATTCTGTGGAACGGCCCGGTCGGCGTATTCGAATTCGACCAGTTCGGTAACGGTACCAAGGTGCTGGCCAAGGCCATCGCCGAGAGCTCGGCGTTCTCCATCGCGGGCGGTGGCGACACCTTGGCGGCGATCGACAAGTACGGCATCGGCAGCGATATTTCGTACATCTCCACCGGCGGCGGCGCTTTCCTCGAGTTCGTCGAAGGCAAGGTGCTGCCTGCGGTGGAAATGCTCGAACAGCGCGCCAAGTCCTGA
- the epd gene encoding erythrose-4-phosphate dehydrogenase: MPQPRPFKVALNGYGRIGRCVLRALYERGSEAGFEVVAINDLADMASLEYLTRFDSTHGRFPGKVAIDGDCLQINGDNIQVLRSATPEGIDWRALGIDLVLECSGAYHTRADGERFLEAGAPRVLFSQPMASESDVDATVVFGVNQACLTGTERLVSNASCTTNCGVPLLRLLDQALGLEYVSITTIHSAMNDQPVIDAYHHEDLRRTRSAFQSVIPVSTGLARGIERLLPELAGRIQAKAVRVPTVNVSCLDITLQTARDTDAVEVNRILREAATSGPLHGLLAYTELPHASCDFNHDPHSAIVDASQTRVSGPRLVNLLAWFDNEWGFANRMLDVAEHYLHVINQQSPKA; this comes from the coding sequence ATGCCTCAGCCACGCCCTTTCAAAGTTGCTCTCAACGGTTACGGTCGCATTGGCCGCTGTGTGTTGCGAGCGCTGTACGAACGCGGCAGCGAAGCGGGCTTCGAAGTCGTGGCAATCAACGACCTGGCCGACATGGCCAGCCTCGAATACCTGACGCGCTTCGATTCCACCCACGGCCGTTTCCCCGGCAAGGTGGCGATCGACGGCGATTGTCTGCAAATCAATGGCGATAACATTCAGGTGCTGCGCAGCGCCACTCCGGAAGGCATCGACTGGCGCGCGCTGGGTATCGATCTGGTGCTCGAGTGCTCTGGCGCCTATCACACCCGCGCAGACGGCGAGCGCTTCCTTGAGGCCGGCGCTCCGCGAGTGCTGTTTTCCCAGCCCATGGCCAGCGAGTCCGATGTCGACGCCACCGTGGTGTTCGGCGTCAACCAGGCTTGCCTGACCGGCACCGAGCGCCTGGTGAGCAACGCCTCGTGCACCACCAACTGCGGCGTACCGCTGTTGCGTCTGCTCGATCAGGCGCTGGGACTGGAGTACGTGTCCATCACCACCATCCACTCGGCGATGAACGACCAGCCGGTGATCGACGCCTACCATCACGAAGACCTGCGCCGCACCCGTTCGGCGTTTCAGTCGGTAATCCCGGTGTCCACTGGGCTGGCGCGCGGTATCGAGCGCCTGCTTCCGGAACTTGCTGGCCGAATTCAGGCCAAAGCAGTGCGCGTGCCGACGGTCAATGTATCGTGCCTGGATATCACCTTGCAGACCGCTCGGGACACTGACGCCGTGGAGGTCAACCGGATCCTGCGCGAGGCCGCCACCAGCGGCCCGCTGCACGGGCTGCTGGCCTACACTGAGCTGCCCCACGCCAGTTGTGATTTCAACCATGATCCGCACTCGGCCATCGTCGATGCCAGCCAGACCCGCGTGTCGGGGCCTCGGTTGGTCAATCTGTTGGCCTGGTTCGACAACGAATGGGGTTTCGCCAATCGCATGCTCGACGTTGCAGAGCATTATCTGCACGTCATAAACCAACAATCTCCAAAGGCATGA
- the tkt gene encoding transketolase: MPSRRERANAIRALSMDAVQKANSGHPGAPMGMADIAEVLWRDYLKHNPANPSFADRDRFILSNGHGSMLIYSLLHLTGYDLSIDDLKNFRQLHSRTPGHPEFGYTPGVETTTGPLGQGLANAVGFALAEKVMGAQFNRPGHSIVDHHTYVFLGDGCMMEGISHEVASLAGTLGLGKLIAFYDDNGISIDGEVEGWFTDDTPKRFEAYNWQVIRNVDGHDPEEIKTAIDTARKSEQPTLICCKTTIGFGSPNKQGKEDCHGAPLGDAEIALTREALKWTHGPFEIPADIYAEWNAKESGLAVEAEWDQRFAAYSAAFPELANELVRRLAGDLPDDFAEKSAAYIAEVAAKGETIASRKASQNTLNAFGPLLPEFLGGSADLAGSNLTLWKGCKGVSAEDASGNYMYYGVREFGMSAIMNGVALHGGLVPYGATFLMFMEYARNAVRMASLMKKRVIFVYTHDSIGLGEDGPTHQPIEQLTSLRTTPNLDTWRPSDAVESAVAWKHAIERKDGPSALIFSRQNLQHQVRTDAQIADIGRGGYVLKDCEGEPELILISTGSEVGLAVQAYDKLIEQGRKVRVVSMPCTSLFEAQDAGYKQAVLPLQVSARIAIEAAHADYWYKYVGLEGRVIGMTTYGESAPAPALFEEFGFTLENILGTAEELLED; encoded by the coding sequence ATGCCCAGCCGTCGTGAGCGCGCCAACGCCATTCGTGCCCTCAGCATGGATGCCGTGCAAAAAGCCAACAGCGGCCACCCCGGTGCGCCGATGGGGATGGCCGACATCGCCGAAGTCCTGTGGCGCGACTATCTCAAGCACAACCCGGCGAACCCCTCGTTTGCTGACCGTGACCGCTTCATTCTCTCCAACGGCCACGGTTCGATGCTCATCTACTCGTTGTTGCACCTGACCGGCTACGACCTGTCGATCGACGACCTGAAGAACTTCCGCCAGTTGCACAGCCGTACCCCGGGCCACCCGGAGTTCGGCTACACCCCAGGCGTCGAGACCACTACCGGCCCGCTGGGTCAGGGTCTGGCCAATGCCGTGGGCTTCGCCCTGGCCGAAAAAGTCATGGGCGCGCAGTTCAACCGCCCAGGGCACAGCATCGTCGATCACCACACCTATGTGTTCCTGGGTGATGGCTGCATGATGGAAGGCATTTCCCACGAAGTCGCCTCCCTGGCCGGCACCTTGGGCCTGGGCAAGCTGATCGCTTTCTACGACGACAACGGTATCTCCATCGACGGCGAAGTCGAAGGCTGGTTCACCGACGATACCCCGAAGCGTTTCGAAGCCTATAACTGGCAGGTAATCCGCAACGTCGACGGTCACGACCCGGAAGAAATCAAGACCGCTATCGACACCGCCCGCAAGAGCGAGCAGCCGACCCTGATCTGCTGCAAGACCACCATCGGTTTCGGTTCACCGAACAAGCAGGGCAAGGAAGACTGCCACGGCGCTCCGCTGGGTGACGCGGAAATCGCCCTGACCCGTGAAGCGCTGAAGTGGACCCACGGCCCGTTCGAAATCCCGGCGGATATCTACGCCGAATGGAACGCCAAGGAATCCGGCCTGGCCGTCGAAGCCGAGTGGGACCAGCGTTTCGCTGCCTACTCCGCTGCATTCCCTGAGCTGGCCAACGAGCTGGTGCGCCGCCTGGCCGGCGACCTGCCTGACGATTTCGCTGAAAAATCCGCTGCCTATATCGCTGAAGTCGCGGCCAAAGGCGAAACCATCGCCAGCCGTAAAGCCAGCCAGAACACCCTCAACGCGTTCGGTCCGCTGCTGCCTGAGTTCCTCGGCGGTTCGGCTGACCTGGCCGGTTCCAACCTGACCCTGTGGAAAGGTTGCAAAGGTGTCTCGGCCGAAGACGCCAGCGGCAACTATATGTACTACGGTGTGCGCGAGTTCGGTATGAGCGCCATCATGAACGGCGTCGCCCTGCACGGCGGCCTGGTGCCTTACGGCGCGACCTTCCTGATGTTCATGGAATACGCCCGCAACGCCGTGCGCATGGCGTCGCTGATGAAGAAGCGCGTGATCTTCGTCTACACCCACGACTCCATCGGCCTGGGCGAAGACGGCCCGACTCACCAGCCGATCGAACAGCTGACCAGCCTGCGCACCACGCCGAATCTGGACACCTGGCGCCCTTCGGATGCGGTCGAATCGGCCGTGGCCTGGAAGCACGCGATCGAGCGCAAGGACGGCCCTTCGGCGCTGATCTTCTCGCGCCAGAACCTGCAGCATCAGGTGCGTACCGACGCGCAGATCGCTGACATCGGCCGTGGCGGCTACGTGCTCAAGGATTGCGAAGGCGAGCCGGAGCTGATCCTGATCTCCACCGGTTCCGAAGTGGGCCTGGCGGTTCAGGCGTACGACAAGCTGATCGAGCAAGGCCGCAAGGTGCGTGTGGTATCGATGCCTTGCACCAGCCTGTTCGAAGCACAGGACGCGGGCTACAAACAGGCGGTGCTGCCATTGCAGGTCAGCGCGCGGATCGCTATCGAAGCGGCACATGCGGACTACTGGTACAAATACGTCGGCCTCGAAGGTCGCGTGATCGGCATGACCACCTACGGTGAATCGGCGCCGGCGCCAGCGTTGTTCGAAGAGTTCGGCTTTACCCTGGAGAACATTCTGGGTACCGCTGAAGAACTGCTGGAAGACTGA
- a CDS encoding metalloregulator ArsR/SmtB family transcription factor, producing MSLQIPALGPEPFDDLAALCKAGNDPLRLNVLRALACDSFGVLELAQIFAIGQSGMSHHLKVLAQADLVATRREANAIFYRRALPDLAATGGRIHAALLIEVDDLDLPSDVQARMALVQRQRATASKNFFSRMEEKFRAQQDLIAGLPQYRDSLLALLDKLNFAPTASALEVGPGDGGFLPELASRFAHVTALDNSAEMLELAREVCTREHLNNVELRLADALSALALAADCVVLNMVLHHFSDPAHAFVQLSERVKPGGSLLVTELCSHNQGWAREACGDLWLGFEQEDLARWATAAGLVPGESLYVGLRNGFQIQVRHFQRPAGDTHHR from the coding sequence ATGAGCCTACAAATCCCCGCCCTTGGCCCCGAGCCCTTCGATGACCTGGCTGCCCTGTGCAAAGCCGGCAACGACCCCTTGCGGCTGAATGTCTTGCGGGCGCTGGCCTGTGATTCGTTCGGGGTACTGGAGCTGGCGCAGATTTTCGCCATCGGCCAGTCGGGCATGAGCCACCACCTCAAGGTGCTGGCCCAGGCCGACCTGGTGGCCACACGCCGCGAAGCCAATGCGATTTTCTACCGCCGCGCCCTGCCCGACCTCGCGGCCACTGGCGGGCGCATCCACGCGGCGCTCTTGATCGAGGTCGACGATCTCGACCTGCCCAGCGACGTCCAGGCGCGCATGGCCCTGGTCCAGCGCCAGCGCGCCACGGCCAGCAAAAACTTTTTCTCGCGCATGGAAGAAAAATTCCGTGCCCAGCAAGACCTTATCGCCGGCTTGCCGCAGTACCGCGACAGCCTGCTGGCGCTGCTCGACAAGCTCAACTTCGCACCCACTGCCAGCGCGCTGGAAGTCGGGCCGGGCGATGGCGGTTTCCTGCCCGAGCTGGCCAGCCGCTTCGCCCACGTCACCGCGTTGGACAACAGCGCCGAGATGCTCGAGCTGGCGCGCGAGGTCTGCACCCGCGAACACCTGAATAACGTTGAACTGCGCCTGGCGGATGCCTTGAGCGCACTGGCCCTCGCGGCCGACTGCGTGGTGCTGAACATGGTGCTGCACCATTTCAGCGACCCCGCCCACGCCTTCGTGCAACTGAGCGAGCGCGTAAAACCCGGCGGTAGCTTGCTGGTAACCGAGTTGTGCAGCCACAACCAGGGATGGGCCAGGGAGGCCTGCGGTGATCTCTGGCTAGGGTTTGAACAGGAAGATCTGGCCCGTTGGGCCACCGCTGCGGGCCTCGTGCCCGGGGAAAGCCTCTATGTGGGCTTACGTAATGGTTTCCAGATCCAGGTCCGCCATTTTCAGCGACCGGCTGGCGACACTCACCATCGGTAA